Sequence from the Thalassoglobus sp. JC818 genome:
TAGGGTGAATCGAAGAGAGTGCAGGAGGTCAATTCAGCAATACCCTCCATTTTTCACGACTCTTGCTTCTTCTTTTCTCATTTTGCCGCTCAAGCTTCGGTACCAATGGTGTCCAAGTTCCGCGGAGGTTGTCGAAAGTCGATCGAGTCGTTTGAAGCGTACAAAAGCGGCATCAGCCGAAAATTTGAACGGGTGAGGCTCCTCAACGAGGCGAACACCTGGCTCACATAAAAGGGTGATCACTCTCTCCGAATTGTTGAGAGAGTCGAACTTTGACGACGGAGTCATTCATCATGCGAAATCCCATTCGAGCAGTTCGAGTTTGACTCGAGCAGCATCTCGGCCACCTCGACGGGCAACGCCCATCGGAATCAGGTTTGTGAGACTGTTCGACGTAGTGAGTTAAGTGAACTCACGTCGAGCGATTCATCAACTGAAAATTGGCAAAGTGTTCTGCCTGGGTCTCGCATGACTCCTTGGATTCCCACTGCGAATCCACCTCTTAGAAATCTGAAAACTGCTTTGTTTTGGCGGTGAACGCCAATTTCCTCTTCAAAATTGCGTAACTCTTTACTGATGGTTGAGTCGCAGAGTTGTGGCTCCTTTTCCATTTATCCTGACAGCCTGGTATGGCCATGAACCTGAATAAAGTCCGTAACATCGGGATTTCCGCCCACATTGACTCCGGAAAGACGACGCTCACCGAGCGAATTCTTTACTACTCCGGTCGTATCCACAAAATCGAAGAAGTGCGTGGAGGCGGTGATGGAGCGACCATGGACCACATGGAGCTCGAAAAAGAACGTGGGATCACAATTACTTCCGCTGCGACTCAGGTTCAGTGGAAAGACCACATCATCAACGTCATTGATACGCCAGGTCACGTGGACTTCACCGTGGAAGTTGAACGTTCCCTGCGTGTTCTCGACGGAGCTGTGCTCGTTCTCTGCTCAGTCGGTGGTGTTCAAAGTCAGTCGCTGACCGTCGACCGCCAGATGAAGCGGTACAAAGTTCCACGAATCGCGTTCGTCAACAAGATGGACCGAACTGGAGCGGATTACTACTCCGTTGTGCGTCAGATCAAAGACAAACTGAAAGCCAACGCTGTCCCGATTCAAATTCCAATCGGAGCCGGAAACGACTTCGAAGGAATGATCGACCTCATCGAAATGCAGTCCATCACCTTTGGTGGTGAACGTGGGGAAGACGTGATTCGCGGGGAAATTCCTGCGGACATGAAAGAAAAGTCAGAAACCTATCGTCAGGAGATGCTCGAAGCTCTCTCGATGTTCGACGATGAACTCATGGAAGCTCTGCTGGAAGAAGCAGACGTTCCGACCGAGAAAATTCGTGGAATCATCCGCGCAGCGACGTTGACTCAGGACATCACACCAGTGATGTGTGGATCTGCGTTCAAGAACAAAGGTGTTCAATCGCTGCTGGACGCTGTGACTTACTTCCTGCCACGGCCAAACGACGTTGATGTTGAAGCAATCGATGTCGATGCGACCGAAAAGGCCATCAAGGCTGGCGAAATTCAGGAAAACGAAGCCAAACGAGTTGTTCTGTCGGACTCCGTCGACGATCCACTTGTCTGTATGGCATTCAAAACCGTTCTGGAACAGTTCGGACAGTTGACGTACACCCGCATCTACCAAGGGAAGATCGTTAAGGGTGAAAGTTACATCAACACTCGTACTGGACAGAAAGTCCGGTTCGGCCGACTCGTGCGTATGCACTCGAACGATCGAGAAGATATCGATGTCGCGGAAGCTGGCGATATTGTCGCTGTCGTGGGAATCGATTGTGCGTCCGGGGATACATTCTGTGGTCCAGGAGCGAACTACTCGCTGGAAAACATTTACGTTCCGGAGCCTGTGATTCGACTTTCGATCGAGCCGACCGACCGAGCAGGTGCAGACCGTCTCGGAAAAGCACTCGAACGATTCCGTCGCGAAGATCCAACTTTCCAGGTCAGCACTGATCCTGAAACCAATGAAACGATCATTGCGGGGATGGGACAGCTGCACCTCGAAGTTTATATCGAGCGAATCAAGCGAGAATATCGCTGCGAAGTCACCATCGGGGAACCGAAAGTGGCTTACAAAGAAATGCCGACTAAAGATGTCGACTTCAACTACAAGCACAAGAAGCAGACGGGTGGTTCCGGTCAGTACGCTCACGTAGTGGGTAAACTGCAGTGCCTCCCAGAAGGTTCGGATGAAGAATACGTCTTCAACAACAACATTTCACAGGGTCGTATTCCAAACCAGTATATTCCTGCTGCCGAAGCTGGTTTCAAACGTGCTCTTGAAAAGGGACCGCTGATCGAGGCCGAAGTGGTTTACGCTTCAGTCGATCTCGATGACGGTAGTTACCACGATGTCGACTCTTCGGAAAAAGCGTTCGAAACTTGTGGTTGGCAGGCAGTGCGTGACGCCCTCACAAAGGCGTCGGTTGCGTTGCTCGAACCAATCATGACTTTGGACGTCGAAATTCCTGAAGAGTTTCAGGGAGCTGTCACCGGTCACCTTTCAAGTAAGCGTGGCGTGGTGAACTCCGCAGAAACCCGCGAAGGAACCTGTTACATCGTTGCGGAAGTTCCGCTCGCGAACATGTTCGATTACGCGAACGAGCTGCGATCGATGACTCAGGGTAAAGGTGGCTTCAGCATGGAATTCGGCCGTTACAGCCAGGTTCCTCGCAACATCCAGACGGAAGTTGTCGAACGTCGCCGCAAAGAAAAAGAAGAGCGACTTGCCAGAAAGTAAGTCGTCATACGAATAGAGTCTTCAGACTCGGCCCGGGAGATTCTCCCGGGCTTTTTTTATGTCTACATCATCAAGAGTTGGCGGCACAATCGCTGATTCGAAAATCGCCTCTCGACACAATATGATCCCCGGACTGAGAAGATTTCTCATTGAAGACCGGACGCTTCTCAGAACTGCGTTGGTGATCTCATTCAAGGTGTCGTGTGGCGTCCATTCAAGCATTCCTTCTTCTGGCCATTCCGCTGATTCCGATCATCGTGCTGGCCATTCGCTCTCTCAGAGGGGCGCGTTCGGAAGGAGGTTGCTACTGGTTGCTCGCAGCTACAGTCTTGCAGTTCGTGTCGTTGGTTACGCTCGCTGTGTGCCAGACCCTGACTGTCACTCAAGCTGAACCCTCGGCGTATTCGCATTTCTCCGCTTCGATTCCGCTGTTTCCGGGAACGACCGTCTTCAAAATTGCCCTTCGTTTGGATCTGCTGAACGGTGCTGGCCTTGTGGGGCTTCAATTGGCCCTACTGACGATCGCTGGAACACGGTTACCTCACAGATCGAAAAACGAGAATAGTCTAATCGCTTTTCTGGCTTTCGGTTCCTGGCTGTTGTTGGGTGACGACCTTGTCTCTCTGGCGACTGCGTCTTCGCTTGCCGTGCTCGGTCTGGCTGGGATTTCGCGAAGTTCGAAGAGTTCCCCGAACGAAAATTCTGGCACTGGTTTGCCCGTGTTCTTGTTCGTCGGCTGGATGGTTTTTCTCTGTGGAATTGCCTGGCTGGCAGCGGTCGCTGCAATCGTTCGATCGGCGCCTCACGGAGTTCCGGGAGAGACCACATTCGTTGTGACGGATCTCGCGCATCTGCTTCAGGTTTCCATTCGACAACATCCAGCTGCTCGGTTCCTTTGGGAGCAATATCGTCTTCTGCCGGTCGGGGCGCTCGCAGTTGGTGTTGGTTTGCTGGCGGGGCTGTTCCCGTTTCAGGAGTTGTATTCCAGAAGGTTTGCGAAAGCGGCGTTTGAGCAACGAGTCGGTCTGCTGTTTCTGTCGAATGCGGCGTTCATTCACTTTGCTCGAATTCTCAGCGACTTTCCTGCGTCGACCGCAGAGATTCCGGACGTCCCGCTCGCACTTCCGGAGTTGTATATTCCAGCAATGCTGGGTTTCGCTGCGCTTTCTTTCTTCCTGAATGCACGCCTCGAACCTGACGAACTCCGCGGTCGAGTGGTGACCTGGGCACACCAGTTTGTGTTTCTGGGCTTTGTACTGTTGCATTCTTTGCGAGTCGTCTGCGTTCTGTATGCAGTCGTGACGCAATTCGCTTCGCTGGTTTTGATCTGCCTCGAAGATGATCAGCAAGGGGCTGGCCGAACCGATCCGTCGGCCGTTGGCAAATGGATCGCTGTCGCGACTGTCGGTGTGTTGCCCGGGACGATGGGCATGTTGTTGGTGTGGCAAGTCCATCAACTTCTAAATGGGTCGGAAGAATTCGGCGCAGCTTCGGGGTGGGTCTTCGCTGGTGCCATTCTGGTGAGTGTAGTTGGCTTGGTGAAGTTGTTGCCTGACGAAGGGGAGTCGCATCTCAGTCAATCGCCCCCGCTCGTTAACTGCTTCCGTTGGATCTGGATCGGGGTCGCGATCGTCAGCAGCATCGCGATTCCAGTCTGGGCATTGATTCAGTCGCGAGTTGTTTAGACGACTTGCATCGATACACTGCACTCGTGTTGTGCAGAGCAAGTTGCTCTTTCCTGTGCACACAAAGTCAGAAAGTGGTCTAGCGGGGTAGCTCCGAATTCGGTGAAGTGATGCGTCCGTAATCCGGATTCAATTTGGAAAAAGTCTCTTCAGTCGACACCAATCAGCAAGAATCTCGCGGTCAATCTCGCCTCGACTCACGATGAAAAGTGCTTTAGACTCCGGCAGAATCGGCGAGTTGCCGAACGCAAAGGAGTGCGCATGTACAAGTTTCTGATTGCAAATCGATATCTTCGGACGCGGTTGATTGCTCTCGCGAGCATCATCAGCGTGACATTGGGCGTGGCGACGATGATCGTCGTCAATAGTGTCATGTCTGGATTCAGCAGCCAGATGAAGGATCGAATTCACGCCATCCTTGCGGATGTGATGATTGAGACGACCAACACCGACGGGACACCCGATCCTCGTCAGTTGATGGCGGATGTCGAACGGCTCGTTGGTTCCGAAGTGGAGTTCATGACTCCGACAGTCGAAATCTACGGCATGATCAGCTTCGATTGGGGCGGGCAGACCGTGTACCGACCGGTGACTCTGATCGGAATTGATCCCAACGGCAAAAATCATGTCAGTCCGTTTGCCGGGCATATGATGAGCCGGCAGGAAATCATCCTCGACGACGAACTGATTCGCGGCCGCCTGCGAGATCCCAATGAACCATTGGATTGGGAACTGACCGAGGATGCGAAAGCGACCCGGCAAGACTGGATCGAATTCGAAAACTTCCGAGATCAGTTTGACAACCAGTATGGAAACTTCGAGTCGCCCGCCGCTGCTGCTCCTCCGGAATTGTTGACAGGAGTTGACGCAGCGACTGCGATTGAGCCTGTTTCTTCGTTCTCATTGGCTGATCCCTTCGAAGCTGATTCCTCATCGGAAGTTCAGCAAGTCAGCGGTTCGTCGGTCAGCGAGGAACGTCACGAGCGCTTGGACACCAACGCAGGGATTCAGTCGTTCCGTGATCCGTTTGAATCGACACGCATCGCTGAGCAGATCAACCCGATGGATCCTCTCCCCGCACGAATTTACGTGGGGGCAGGGCTCGTCAGTTTTCCTTATAAAGACAAAGCGACCGGCAAGACCAAGATGATTTACATGGTCAAGCCCGGTCAGGATGTGACACTGACGACGATCAAAACCGGCAAGCCGGAGCCAGCCAGTTTCAAAGCGACGGTTGTTGACTTCTTCAAGAGTGGCATGAGCGAGTATGACTCCAACCTCGTCTTCTGCAATCTGGAGCAACTTCAACTCGCTCGCGGAATGCTGTTTTCTCCCGATCCTTCACGACCGAACGAGGGACTCGACTGGCGCGATGGTGCCGTTACAAGTCTTCAACTCAAACTCAAAGACTACAATTCCGCTGGCGATGTGGTCCGAAAACTTCGCTCCGGATTGAGTCCGCATACCGGGACATTCCAAGTTTTGACATGGGAGCAGAAACAAGGTCCATTGCTTGAGGCAGTGGCTATGGAATCTGCCATTCTGAACGTGCTGTTGTTCCTCATTATCACCGTCGCAGGATTCGGGATTCTGGCGATCTTTTTCATGATCGTTGTGGAGAAGACTCGCGATATCGGAATTCTGAAAGCTCTCGGGGCGAGTTCTCGAGGGGTGATGTTTATCTTCCTGTCGTATGGACTTTCTCTGGGGATCGTCGGAAGTGGAGTGGGCGTGGTCCTCGGGCTCCTGTTTGTGCGATACATCAATCAGGTCGAAGCGTTCCTGTCGTGGTTTACCGGGCGAAAAGTCTTTGACGAAACGATCTATTACTTCCGTGAAATTCCAACACTTGTCTCACCGATGATGGTGTTCTGGGTTGCGTTGGGCGCCATTGTGATTGCTGTGCTCGCGAGTGTGTTACCAGCCCGTCGGGCAGCACGACTTCATCCTGTTCAGGCACTTCGCTACGAATAAAAGTGGCCCATCAGGCTGTTGATATGGATGTCAGCAGCGAGACCTCAAGACGAGTGACCCATGTCTCAACCTTCTGTGATTTCGATGAATGAACCTGTTCACTTACGGGCGAAAGCTCTCGACAAATCGTACCGAAAAGGGGAGCACAAGGTTCCCGTTCTTCGCGGAGTCGATGTCAAAGTGAAGCGGGGTGAGTTTCTGTCCATCGTGGGGCAGTCCGGATCCGGAAAAAGCACTCTGATGCATCTGCTCGGTCTGCTCGATGTCCCGGACGTGGGAGAAGTCTGGCTGGAAGGAAATCGAATTGACAATCTCCCCGAACGAACTCGTGATGAGTTGAGAAATAACGTTTTCGGTTTTGTCTTTCAATTTTATCACCTGCTTCCAGAACTGAGTCTGCTGGAGAACATTCTCTCTCCGCTCATGATTCGATACTCGATTTGGGAATATCTGCGTCGGAAGTCAGAACTCAAAGAACAGGCGGTCGCCATCGCCAAGCAGGTTGGACTCGATCACCGGCTCCGGCATCGTCCATCTGAGCTTTCCGGAGGAGAGATGCAGCGGGCTGCGATTGCTCGAGCACTGATTGCCCGCCCGAATGTCTTGTTGGCAGATGAACCGACAGGAAATCTCGATTCCAGGACCGGCGGCGACATCATGGAATTGCTCCACAAACTGAACGAGGAGCAACAGCTCACCATTTTGATGGTGACTCACGATGACAACATCGCTCGTCAGGCAGAGCGAATTGTGCGGCTCAGCGAGGGGCGAATTCAGTCTCTGAATGAAGCTGCCTAGAGAATTGCGACGTGAGTGCTGCTCAGGAGAATTCAGAGAATCTTCCTGAACTTGCTCGACATTGCGAGTGTCCTCGACGCAACTGGCTTTCTGTCGAATCACTTTTTGCTATCTTGACAGTGCGCAAGGTCCATCTTGAGGTGCGAGCAATACGCTTTGATCCTTGGACCCGCCGAAACGAGTTGACTCAGCTGTTGCTGTGTCTTCCTGAAGTGATTCGAAAGCGTGTGAATCGAGAGTTGTTCGATCCGCCCGGAGAGTCACGAGTTGTATCAGGATGACTATGAATGCGAGTTCAAGTTCGTGAAACCAGTTCGAAGAATGCTCTAACGGAAGTCGAGACAACGATGGCGGATCAGGCAACACAGAAGGTCTATCTCAACGGTGAACTTGTCGGTAAGCAACAGGCCGTTGTCAGTGTCTACGACCACGGGTTGCTGTACGGCGACGGCGTCTTCGAAGGCATTCGAGTCTATTCCGGAAAAGTCTTTCGCCACGAAGATCACATCGATCGCCTCTACGAAAGCGCGAAAGCGATTCGTCTTGTGATTCCGATCGACAAGTCCGAAATGCTGGACGCAGTCAATGAAACTGTGGCAGCGAACGGGATTGTTGACGGTTACGTGCGGCTCGTCATCACGCGTGGAGCGGGGACGCTCGGGTTGGACATTCGACGGACGAGTAACCCGCAAGTCATCATCATTGCGGACACAATTTCGCTCTACCCGGAAGAACTCTACGAAAACGGGTTGCGCATCATCACAGCGAGCACGATTCGCAATCATCCTACTGCGCTGAGCCCACGCATTAAGTCGCTGAATTACCTAAATAACATTATGGCGAAAATTGAGGGAACGGACGCGGATTCTCTCGAGGCACTGATGCTGAATCACAAGGGAGAAGTGGCTGAGTGTACCGGCGACAACATCTTCATTGTGAAGAACGGAATCCTGAAGACTCCCCCGACTGACGCGGGAATTCTTGAAGGCGTCACGCGCAACGTTGCGATGGAACTGGCACGTGAGGCTGGGATTGAAGTCGTCGAAATGACACTCTTGCGGCATGACATTTACATCGCTGATGAGTGTTTCTTGACTGGCACCGCTGCGGAAGTGATTCCAGTTGTTTCCCTCGATGGTCGCGAGATCGGAGATGGTAAACCTGGACCTGTCACTCAGAAGCTGCGACAGCGATTCCAAGAGTACGTTCGTGAATAACAATTCCGACGTGACTGTTCGGCGAGCAGCATCGAGCGATCAATCTGCGATCAACTCGGTCTGTAAAGCAGCTTTCGAAACCGAAGAGGAAGCGATTCTGGTCGAAGAGCTAACTGCCCAGAACTGCGTCGTCGAATCGCTTGTCGCTGAAGTTTCCGAAACGGTCGTCGGGACGATTGTATTCAGTCGTCTCGAGATCGTTTGCGATGACAGAACGGTCGATGCTTTGGCGTTGGCTCCGGTCGCGGTCATCCCGGAATTTCAGAATCGCGGCATCGGATCGCAACTCGTCAGAGAAGGTTTGAAGCTCTGCAAAGAGTCAGGGCATCATATCGTGATCGTTCTCGGGCATCCTGAATTCTACCCGAGGTTTGGCTTTTCAAGCGAGTTCGCCAAGCCGCTCGCTTCGCCGTTTTCGGGCGATCCGTGGATGGCTGTCGAGTTGACTCCTGGCGCGTTGGAAAATGTGGCAGGCAGGGTTGTGTATGCGGCTCCGTTCGGGATCGACTGAGCGGCGGGGTGGGCAGTTCGTTTCGGCTTTCTGATTGCAGCTGAAATCGGTCCATCGACTGCGTAATCACGACCGATTTGCTATTCTGGGCTCGTGCTTTCGAGCATAGTTTGGATCAGAGAATCACTCGTCAGTGGAAAATCGAAGTCACATGTCGGATCAATTTAATATCGCTATCAACGGAGCCGCAGGCCGGATGGGACAACGTTTGATTGCCCTCAGCCATCAAGATCCGGAACTGAATCTCGTGGCAGCGATCGATGCTCCGGGAAGTCCTTCGCTCGGGAAGGATGCCGGTCAAATTGCAGGGATTGGCGAGATTGGAGTACCGGTCACTTCTGAACTGCCTGATCGAGTCGATGCGGTCATCGACTTTTCAACTCCTGAAGGGGCGCTCGCGATTTCCAAAGTGTGTGCGGAACGGCGCATTCCACTCGTCGAAGCGACGACAGGATTGACAGAGAGTCAACGGGAAGCGGTTGTCGCGACGTCTCAAGAAACAGCACTTGTAATTGCTCCGAGCATGAGTCTCGCGGTGAATCTCGCGATGAAACTCGTGGCTGAAGCGGGACGCGCTCTGAAGAATCTTCCGGGTGGCGTCGACGTTGAAATCATCGAGCGGCATCACCGGTTCAAGGAAGACGCCCCGAGTGGGACAGCTCTCAAGTTTGGAGAAGTTGTGGCCCGGGAAATGGGCCAAACAGAACACATTCATGGCCGCGAAGGGAGAAGCGGTCAACGTCCGCAGTCCGAAATCGGCTATCATGCACTCAGAACGGGAGACAACGTCGGTGAGCACCAGATTGTCTTCGGGATGATGGGCGAAACGCTCGAAGTCTACGTTCGCGGTCATACGCGCGACAGCTATGCCTACGGTGCTCTGACGGCTGCCAAGTTTGCTGTCCGGAAGCCTGCGGGGTTATATTCCATGCAGGACGTTCTCAATCTTTGAGAAAGTCGAATCGATCTGAGATGAATGGCGTTGGGCGATCGTCGAAAACAGTCGATGAGTCTCCACTTCACGAGTGATGGCCGAGTCTGGAGGATTGTTTCATGCGTTTGCTGAACAGCACGATCTTATTGGTCACCATTGCTCTCTTAG
This genomic interval carries:
- the fusA gene encoding elongation factor G gives rise to the protein MNLNKVRNIGISAHIDSGKTTLTERILYYSGRIHKIEEVRGGGDGATMDHMELEKERGITITSAATQVQWKDHIINVIDTPGHVDFTVEVERSLRVLDGAVLVLCSVGGVQSQSLTVDRQMKRYKVPRIAFVNKMDRTGADYYSVVRQIKDKLKANAVPIQIPIGAGNDFEGMIDLIEMQSITFGGERGEDVIRGEIPADMKEKSETYRQEMLEALSMFDDELMEALLEEADVPTEKIRGIIRAATLTQDITPVMCGSAFKNKGVQSLLDAVTYFLPRPNDVDVEAIDVDATEKAIKAGEIQENEAKRVVLSDSVDDPLVCMAFKTVLEQFGQLTYTRIYQGKIVKGESYINTRTGQKVRFGRLVRMHSNDREDIDVAEAGDIVAVVGIDCASGDTFCGPGANYSLENIYVPEPVIRLSIEPTDRAGADRLGKALERFRREDPTFQVSTDPETNETIIAGMGQLHLEVYIERIKREYRCEVTIGEPKVAYKEMPTKDVDFNYKHKKQTGGSGQYAHVVGKLQCLPEGSDEEYVFNNNISQGRIPNQYIPAAEAGFKRALEKGPLIEAEVVYASVDLDDGSYHDVDSSEKAFETCGWQAVRDALTKASVALLEPIMTLDVEIPEEFQGAVTGHLSSKRGVVNSAETREGTCYIVAEVPLANMFDYANELRSMTQGKGGFSMEFGRYSQVPRNIQTEVVERRRKEKEERLARK
- a CDS encoding FtsX-like permease family protein, translated to MYKFLIANRYLRTRLIALASIISVTLGVATMIVVNSVMSGFSSQMKDRIHAILADVMIETTNTDGTPDPRQLMADVERLVGSEVEFMTPTVEIYGMISFDWGGQTVYRPVTLIGIDPNGKNHVSPFAGHMMSRQEIILDDELIRGRLRDPNEPLDWELTEDAKATRQDWIEFENFRDQFDNQYGNFESPAAAAPPELLTGVDAATAIEPVSSFSLADPFEADSSSEVQQVSGSSVSEERHERLDTNAGIQSFRDPFESTRIAEQINPMDPLPARIYVGAGLVSFPYKDKATGKTKMIYMVKPGQDVTLTTIKTGKPEPASFKATVVDFFKSGMSEYDSNLVFCNLEQLQLARGMLFSPDPSRPNEGLDWRDGAVTSLQLKLKDYNSAGDVVRKLRSGLSPHTGTFQVLTWEQKQGPLLEAVAMESAILNVLLFLIITVAGFGILAIFFMIVVEKTRDIGILKALGASSRGVMFIFLSYGLSLGIVGSGVGVVLGLLFVRYINQVEAFLSWFTGRKVFDETIYYFREIPTLVSPMMVFWVALGAIVIAVLASVLPARRAARLHPVQALRYE
- a CDS encoding ABC transporter ATP-binding protein; the encoded protein is MSQPSVISMNEPVHLRAKALDKSYRKGEHKVPVLRGVDVKVKRGEFLSIVGQSGSGKSTLMHLLGLLDVPDVGEVWLEGNRIDNLPERTRDELRNNVFGFVFQFYHLLPELSLLENILSPLMIRYSIWEYLRRKSELKEQAVAIAKQVGLDHRLRHRPSELSGGEMQRAAIARALIARPNVLLADEPTGNLDSRTGGDIMELLHKLNEEQQLTILMVTHDDNIARQAERIVRLSEGRIQSLNEAA
- the ilvE gene encoding branched-chain-amino-acid transaminase, whose amino-acid sequence is MADQATQKVYLNGELVGKQQAVVSVYDHGLLYGDGVFEGIRVYSGKVFRHEDHIDRLYESAKAIRLVIPIDKSEMLDAVNETVAANGIVDGYVRLVITRGAGTLGLDIRRTSNPQVIIIADTISLYPEELYENGLRIITASTIRNHPTALSPRIKSLNYLNNIMAKIEGTDADSLEALMLNHKGEVAECTGDNIFIVKNGILKTPPTDAGILEGVTRNVAMELAREAGIEVVEMTLLRHDIYIADECFLTGTAAEVIPVVSLDGREIGDGKPGPVTQKLRQRFQEYVRE
- a CDS encoding N-acetyltransferase, which gives rise to MNNNSDVTVRRAASSDQSAINSVCKAAFETEEEAILVEELTAQNCVVESLVAEVSETVVGTIVFSRLEIVCDDRTVDALALAPVAVIPEFQNRGIGSQLVREGLKLCKESGHHIVIVLGHPEFYPRFGFSSEFAKPLASPFSGDPWMAVELTPGALENVAGRVVYAAPFGID
- the dapB gene encoding 4-hydroxy-tetrahydrodipicolinate reductase; translation: MSDQFNIAINGAAGRMGQRLIALSHQDPELNLVAAIDAPGSPSLGKDAGQIAGIGEIGVPVTSELPDRVDAVIDFSTPEGALAISKVCAERRIPLVEATTGLTESQREAVVATSQETALVIAPSMSLAVNLAMKLVAEAGRALKNLPGGVDVEIIERHHRFKEDAPSGTALKFGEVVAREMGQTEHIHGREGRSGQRPQSEIGYHALRTGDNVGEHQIVFGMMGETLEVYVRGHTRDSYAYGALTAAKFAVRKPAGLYSMQDVLNL